A region of the Raphanus sativus cultivar WK10039 unplaced genomic scaffold, ASM80110v3 Scaffold2744, whole genome shotgun sequence genome:
CCAATAAGATCATTACATGTCATATTTATTACTAAACATGTTTAATTACTTTAAATATGTTTCCTTATCAAATTTTGTAATGATTTGTTTCCAAAACTAAGATATTCTTAGTTTTGTACTTAAGAAAAAATGAAGATAAATTAAATAAGAATTGATTGTGAAGCTTCTTGTCCGTTTGCTGTTATCTTGGCTTGGATGGTAAACTTGGTAAAGGATACAATTGTAAAACTGTAAAGTGTAACATCCTCTATTAAACATATGAATGATTGTTAtagaagagaatcaaaagatAGACAACACTGATCCTCTGTTTCAGTAACTCAATAATCAAATGAAATCAGTTATGATAAACAAGAACTATTATAACTCATCAAATAGCTTCAGACCATCGTTGTCTCGATCCTCACAATGCTTTACAAAAGGAACAACCTTCCCTGAGTCAGTtccccaatcagcatcacatcCATGAGAAGGAGGAGTAAGGTGACAAGGGTCTATCGACGTGGACCGAACACACGGCGGATCAGGAGCTGATGCATCCCTTGGTTGATAGAGCAACCATGGCTTTAAACCTCCTAGACTATGAGCAACGTATCCGAACGTGGACCTAGCGCTTGTGACAATTTTATCCGTCAAACTCAGAAGATACATCTCGGCCAAGGCCTTTTGGTCGTGAAGCTTGTTATCCGTTTGTTGATACCTTTCTCCGCTTGGTTGATAAACTTCTATCAACTCTCCTGTCGAGCTAGGTTTTTCCCAAAACATGTTCTTGAGGCGATCAGCGTACTCTGGATATAAAGACGTGACAAGAACAGATTTGAGTTTTTGTCTTTTGGACATATTGAGTTTCGATTCTTCCTGTGAGACTACTTGTGGTAATAGCTTCTCTCTTTGCGTGCAAGACAAGATCTGGTCCATGACGTGTTGGAAGTATCCCGCTTTGTCGCTGAACACACGTATTTGAATCCCGAGCCTCTCGTCTGCTCTGGCTAAGTGTGCATCGTGGTACCTAGTGACCATACCCCAAACTTGATTGGTCGGGTGGTAAAGATAGCGAGCCAAGTGATGAAACACTGCTTCTTTCTGAGGGAACAGCTTCATCAGTTCGGTCTGAAAATTTGGATTAAACCATAGAGATGGAACAAAGTAGACGTTGGCTTTGACAATCAACCAAGGAACCTTATCGATCACATCTTGATCCTTTGAGCAAAAGAACATCTTGTCTTCGTCCCTTGAATCATGTAAGATGTGAAGATATAGATGCCGTGGGGTTGAGTTCGTGCTAATGGCATGATTGTTCAACATTGTTCCGTAACAACGAGAGTACTCCTTGTTGTATCCATCAATCTGATTCATCAGTGGGAACTCACGAGGGAGTAACCATGAAGTACCTGGAAACACTAGAGATAGTTAGCTCAACTGGAAAGGATTCTGATCATTGTGTCAGAGGTCTCCAGTTCTAGTAACCGCTAAGACGAAACAAATATTACATGTTGTGGCTTTAATATTCCAAAGAAAGAAGTACCTGGAAACGGCTCGCAGAAGAGATCACTGATGTCTTTGCTTTGATCAACAAGAACGACTCTGTTTGTCAAGAGAGCATAGAGGAAGACAGATGCCAGAGTGAGTATTCTGTTTCCAAGCCCGTAAACCGCGACCCACACGATGTATCTGCATTTACCAACGGATTTGCTTGCGTAATTCTCATCATCATGACCAAGATTCTTTGTTGCTTTCTTGTAAGCTTTTGTGCCTGGACCGCAACGCTTGTGAAGCTTCTCATAGCTTCTAAGCTTAGAGACAAGATATGGCGACGGCTTGTATGGTGAAGGCTTGCGATACAACAATGATTGAGTATACCTACTCACGCAAGAACCTTCATCGAAACCCGGTTTTAAAAGCCCTCCTAGGAATTTATCATGGAGTAGTTCGGATTCACTTGAACCTTTTAATcacaagaaaatgaaaatacaaGTTAACAAAAACATAACGCAAAAGATATAGTGTTATCTTTTTTCTTACCATTGAGTGTAGCATCAAGAAGTTGGTCGTCGAAGTTGTTTGAGAATGATAGTAAGATGACAGAACCAATGAGTAAGCCACTAAAGATGACTGTTATCAGAATCTTGATCCTCAAACCCATAGCCCTGAAAACATCGCCGGAGATCTTAAGTATGTGATACATGTTGACTTTAGTATGAGTAGGAGATTGATTCAAAaagagtttatatatatatctagcgTGATTATTACAACTCTTATTCGTGATGCAAGGTGGACAAGGGGTTATATTTATGAATAAGAGTGAATATTCTAATGTGTCATTGTTGAGTTGTGACTATCAACGAAGTCCGAACGTGACTCTACCTTCGTTTAATGTATAAAAGTCTTTGATCTTCGATTTATGCGAACCATCAACCTGTATTGTATGGTTAATTAATCAAGAAATGGCCAATGAGAgagttattttgaaatatcaacAATAGTTGTAACTTCGAATACTTGGAATCTATACAATACATCACATGTCAtgatcattattattattattttacagtAATCATGTATTAGTATTTAATTGACAAGTCATGTTCATTTATGTATTCAACTAATAATAATCTTTGCTCAGATCCGAAAGTTCGCGATGTTGACTGAGAGCAAATAAATTTCGATAAGCAAAGTTTATAGAAGAATGGGAAATACGAGTTTTGTTTAATTACAATAAGCAATCTGATCTTGTGATGTGGAAATCTAAAAAAgaaattgtattttctttttgaaaccaAGAAAAGTTGTATTTTTCATGTAGTTTTTTTCCAACTGTTTTGTTGACAAATTCGCATtcaatatttcaatattttctttagtttaCAAGGGTTTAGTTTGATTTGTTCTTTGAACTCGGTTTTACGAAAGAATAATACcacgtcttcttcttttttgacaTACGAATTATATCACAtcaatgtttttctttgttctattATATAACGATACAGGTCTAAAAAAAATGGTATTTGGGCTAACGGCGGCTACATAAATCAGATTAAATATAAGAATgagttttacaaaaaatataagagTGAGCATCCTCATGTAACAGTTGGGCATCGAATCCGGTCTGGTTTCTTTcagtttttagttattttagtttataaaaaaaataattctcatattaaaactatatcTAATATGGTTTAGTTCAGTTTAATACCGTAGATttgtataaactaaaaatatacgTTAATTATCCTTtatactaaaaaatataaatataataaccctttaaaatattttcgtgaattttattttatatgattagatatcggtttaaaatttaatataacctaacaatattttgatttttaaatagactgatttaaattttatattttactatttaaataatCAGTAAACATATTTAGTTAATAATAGTAATAGTTTTATggaataaaaataagatatattagTAATCCATAAtactaaaagtaaaatttatgttttttcaatttgataaaaaataacttttaatttaaaataaaatattaaattactaaaatcaacATTTAAGAATGAAgattatatcaataaaataaatcatgtctatactattaattatattgtataatttatatatatttatattattatattttaattaatcggTTTATTTGGTTTGATCTGTTTATATACTAAAAGAATATCACAGTTTCTTAAAAATGATATTCATTCGGTTTATCAGTATTATCAAAttcaaaatacttttttttattttggtttggtttagttttaatttgttCGGTTTTACCGGATTGGATATTTCTAACTAATATAACCAATATGGTGCGTTCGGAAAAGTGATGATAAGTAATTTGGGTTTGAAATTAACACGCAGAGGTTAATCGGGTCTtcctaatttattaattaacttcttttatttcttttgaacCGATCAATTTGCGGAAAACTTGTGCACAAtggtatgttttctttttctttggtaAAATGATATGAGTAATCCATGATACAGTATGTTTTTATGTAGAATTGTTATATTCTAAGCTGGTTTAAGAGATACTTCTTCTTGAATCTATTTAGTAAAATATGGAAATTTTAATGTGAAAAATCAGTTTACTTGTAAATTGTAATCAATCGACTCCCAAACCATCAAAATGAGAATACAGTAAGTTTCGCTAGTAAAATTGCAACTACCATCCAATAAAATGAGAAATCAAAAGAGCAACCTAACT
Encoded here:
- the LOC108822483 gene encoding fucosyltransferase 6-like, translating into MYHILKISGDVFRAMGLRIKILITVIFSGLLIGSVILLSFSNNFDDQLLDATLNGSSESELLHDKFLGGLLKPGFDEGSCVSRYTQSLLYRKPSPYKPSPYLVSKLRSYEKLHKRCGPGTKAYKKATKNLGHDDENYASKSVGKCRYIVWVAVYGLGNRILTLASVFLYALLTNRVVLVDQSKDISDLFCEPFPGTSWLLPREFPLMNQIDGYNKEYSRCYGTMLNNHAISTNSTPRHLYLHILHDSRDEDKMFFCSKDQDVIDKVPWLIVKANVYFVPSLWFNPNFQTELMKLFPQKEAVFHHLARYLYHPTNQVWGMVTRYHDAHLARADERLGIQIRVFSDKAGYFQHVMDQILSCTQREKLLPQVVSQEESKLNMSKRQKLKSVLVTSLYPEYADRLKNMFWEKPSSTGELIEVYQPSGERYQQTDNKLHDQKALAEMYLLSLTDKIVTSARSTFGYVAHSLGGLKPWLLYQPRDASAPDPPCVRSTSIDPCHLTPPSHGCDADWGTDSGKVVPFVKHCEDRDNDGLKLFDEL